From a single Glycine soja cultivar W05 chromosome 19, ASM419377v2, whole genome shotgun sequence genomic region:
- the LOC114399790 gene encoding myb-related protein 315-like encodes MGRQPCCDKVGLKRGPWTIEEDHKLMNFILNNGIHCWRTVPKLAGLLRCGKSCRLRWINYLRPDLKRGGFTEMEEDQIIQLHSCLGNRWSKIASHFPGRTDNEIKNHWNTKIKKRLKLLGLDPLTLKPSEQKEKSVDDKKNIELQPNTSKGSEQGVENKSLDMHSTSEVPKTEGKIEENKVTWDDTTGFFNNYEMLCSQLDLGSWMSQETKTSTSSYCSSSFSLDDSSNLSVGESSYLQENSLQQWVDGLDSILSWDSFNPLEKDFLFLDNSQ; translated from the exons ATGGGAAGACAGCCTTGTTGTGATAAGGTTGGTTTGAAGAGAGGTCCATGGACTATTGAGGAAGATCACAAGCTTATGAATTTCATCCTCAATAATGGTATTCACTGCTGGAGAACAGTTCCTAAGCTAgcag GCTTGCTAAGATGTGGAAAGAGCTGCAGATTGAGATGGATTAATTATCTGAGGCCAGACCTCAAGAGAGGTGGATTTACTGAAATGGAAGAGGATCAAATTATACAGCTACATTCATGTCTAGGTAACAG GTGGTCTAAGATTGCTTCACATTTTCCTGGGAGGACAGACAATGAAATCAAGAACCATTGGAACACAAAAATCAAGAAGAGGTTGAAGCTCCTAGGTTTGGACCCTTTAACCCTGAAGCCATCTGAGCAAAAGGAAAAGTCTgttgatgacaaaaaaaatatagaattacaACCAAACACTTCAAAAGGGTCTGAACAAGGTGTAGAGAACAAGTCCTTAGATATGCATAGCACAAGCGAAGTGCCAAAAACAGAAgggaaaatagaagaaaacaaGGTGACTTGGGATGATACCACTGGATTTTTCAACAATTATGAAATGTTGTGCTCACAGTTGGACTTGGGATCATGGATGAGCCAAGAAACCAAAACCAGCACTAGTTCTTATTGTAGTTCTTCTTTCTCACTTGATGATTCTAGCAACCTTTCTGTGGGTGAATCCTCTTACCTTCAGGAAAATTCCTTACAACAATGGGTTGATGGTTTGGATTCCATTTTGTCATGGGATAGCTTCAATCCTCTTGAGAAAGATTTTCTCTTCTTGGATAATAGTCAATGA